One window of Gammaproteobacteria bacterium genomic DNA carries:
- a CDS encoding cation diffusion facilitator family transporter, which yields MKEHPSARTARLLRLATNASVATALILIVVKLVAWLLSDAVSILASLVDSMMDAVTSVINLVAVRYSLTPADDEHRFGHGKAESLAALGQSAFIVGSAVFLVLHATERLIHPVPLQQVRLGIGVIVFATVITLMLLALQRYVIRETQSDAIRADSLHYTSDVLVNLSVIAALLFSTIGWQHADALFGIAVAGYICWGAWQIGSSAVNALMDRELPEEIQLRLRGIATSHPGVHGVHEMRTRRSGRDYFVQMHLEFDDAMPLVEAHAIGDSVEASIRNEFPNADVLIHHDPVSAGSEA from the coding sequence ATGAAAGAGCACCCAAGTGCCCGGACTGCGCGGCTGTTGCGGCTGGCAACCAATGCATCAGTGGCAACTGCACTCATACTCATCGTCGTCAAGCTGGTAGCGTGGCTCCTGAGTGATGCAGTGAGCATCCTGGCGTCGCTCGTTGATTCAATGATGGATGCCGTAACCTCGGTTATTAACCTCGTCGCCGTTCGTTATTCCCTGACACCGGCAGACGACGAGCATCGTTTTGGCCACGGCAAGGCGGAATCCCTGGCGGCTCTCGGGCAGTCAGCCTTCATTGTCGGTTCCGCTGTTTTCCTGGTTTTGCACGCAACGGAACGGTTGATTCATCCGGTCCCGCTGCAACAGGTTCGTCTCGGCATTGGTGTCATAGTTTTTGCAACAGTGATCACCCTGATGTTGCTGGCCCTGCAGCGATATGTAATTCGTGAAACGCAGTCCGACGCGATACGTGCCGATTCGCTGCACTACACGTCGGATGTGCTGGTGAACCTCAGTGTAATAGCGGCGCTGCTGTTCAGCACAATCGGGTGGCAGCATGCCGATGCGCTTTTTGGTATCGCCGTAGCCGGTTACATCTGCTGGGGCGCGTGGCAGATTGGCAGCAGTGCAGTAAACGCCCTGATGGACAGGGAATTGCCGGAGGAAATCCAGCTGCGACTACGCGGAATAGCAACCAGTCATCCGGGGGTGCACGGGGTGCACGAGATGCGCACGCGACGCTCGGGCAGGGACTATTTTGTGCAAATGCATCTCGAGTTCGACGACGCGATGCCGCTGGTCGAAGCGCACGCAATCGGCGATTCCGTCGAGGCGTCGATACGCAACGAATTTCCCAACGCTGACGTGCT
- a CDS encoding PEP-CTERM sorting domain-containing protein, whose translation MKKIVSSLVVALLMLPAVSGAASLSLFFSPLPVLDNSLYLQQVGTLASARPPAGSVSIFAGATQRTIQSDSLLASTPPDFTALRPGSGAMATHVMPTGGQSTSGLGDTRLPVSEPSLLLLIGLGLLAIGVARRR comes from the coding sequence GTGAAAAAAATCGTATCGAGCCTTGTTGTAGCTCTCCTTATGCTGCCCGCCGTATCTGGCGCAGCGTCATTGAGTCTTTTCTTCAGCCCGTTGCCGGTTCTTGATAACAGCCTGTATCTGCAGCAGGTTGGCACGCTGGCAAGCGCCAGACCGCCAGCCGGCTCAGTCTCGATTTTCGCCGGAGCGACCCAGCGGACTATTCAGAGTGATTCTCTGCTCGCCAGCACGCCGCCCGATTTCACGGCGCTGCGCCCGGGTTCGGGTGCCATGGCAACACACGTCATGCCGACCGGTGGTCAGTCGACGTCCGGCCTGGGAGACACCCGTCTGCCGGTCTCGGAGCCCAGTCTGCTGCTGCTGATCGGTCTCGGTCTGCTGGCAATAGGGGTCGCGCGCCGACGCTGA